The genomic segment CGCTTGCAAGCTGAGAAGTTGCTCTTTTGTATGATTACAATGTGCCACTGTAGGTTTTCACAGGAACACAAGCTgagttgcttttatttatttgaatgtgtaaCTGTAGAAAAATGCTTTTGTATATACATGGGtcaattttaaatgtacagtaatgtattattttctttattttcagtaaacatATATGACAACTTATTAACATTTCTTAGTTGTATCTTATAGCAGCAGTAAATAGCTGTGTACAAAAGAAACAACCTGAATCCAATAGTAGTTGGTTAAAAGTTGTATGATGGAAGTTTTCATGCTCAGATTGCTTTGTATATAACTGCCTGGACATCTCTTATAGATATAAATATCTGAATATAGAGTCAGTGTCGAACATAGAGGGTCAACACACAGTTGTTTTCCATGTTACTCTCCAATGCCTTCAAATGTAGGCAAATCAAATTAGGCATTTCATTACTGTAACACACAATGTATCTGACTATCCTCAACTTATAGCTAGCTTAAATAAGTTGAGATAAACTATATATCTTAACCATAACCATACACTTGCCTATTCCTTCACAGTAACATTTGTACTGTCTTTGTACGtcttttgaataaatatttgaaaagaaTTTGGCCTGTGCTCtattttgtccattttgtccatgtcaTCATAGTTTAATGTCGTTTAATATGAAAGAGTTTTACATATTATAGAAATCATTTATCTTCAATTAACAATCTCATCTCAAACACTAATTGAAAATGTTGCATGTACTCTCAGTTTGCTTGTGCAAATAGAGGGAGCTCAGAGCTGGCATTAAATAGAAATATCATGTTCTGCTGACTAGGATTCACATAGAAAATCACTTTAATCTGCTTACAAGTGTACGTATAAATGCAAAGCAAAACACTGATTATGTAACAAATCCTCAGAGCGATTGtactaaaaactgaaatcagagAATGTCTCTGCATTCGTCTTTGACTTTAATCCACAAACATAGTTTAATTCCATTACAAGGCCAcagtaaaaagcaaaacacacatctTCTGAATCATAAGCCACATACAGACCTCTTTATGAGAATTTAGTTTGatgacattaacattaaataaaggAATTCCCAAGtgcacatttttgcattttgtataaAGGCAGTAAAAAATTACagatacattttaatacaaactTCTATCTGTGAACACATATAACAACATACTCCCCTTATAACAAGGAATAAAGGCGTCCATCCCTATTTTGAGCTTGAGACTTCGATTTCTATATTAATGATAGCTCCAGTTTGTCTCATCACTGCATTCAAGACAAAAAGCTACAGAAAGCACCTGCTTTTCTATTAAATACGTACAGGTATTTGTTTTTGGAATATCTGATGCTTAACTGTGTGACTGACATGTAATGataacacataataaaaacaatggcAATACTAATACAGATGAGCTGCACTGCCTCCTTTACACCTATCCTCAGACATCTCCCTCTTTTTTGACTTTTCCTTCGAGTGTCTGCACAGGCCCTCGTCGCTGGCCACTTGCAGGCTGTCAAATGTGTCCTgcctttctgtttcttctttgtgaaGTCTGCGCTTATTCCACAAATCCGTGCATTCCTCCACGCACCTGCACCTGGCTTCTGTGGTGCAGGCAAACATGCCGACTGGTACAGCCAGCACCATGGCGCACACAATGACTATAATGTGGATGAGCCTCTGTCTTTGCTCCAGCTCGCTGACGTCGCTTCCTGTCACAAACATAATGCACTGGCCCACCTTTGGAGGGTGATTCTTCAGGGTCACACACACCTCGTACTTGGTGATGGGAAGCAGGTTGCTGAATGAGTAGCTGTTGGTTCCAGGGCCGATGTAAATCATCTCCTTTTTAGGTGAATCCGATTTGCCAAAGTGGATTGTGAACCAGGTTTCCGCTGGGTTGTCTGTTGTTGCGTGCCACTCCAGGGTGATACCgtaaactgtttgttttgcaatGCGGACATCAATGTGGGCATTCTTATTAGACACCATGGGGGcaggtggagggggaggagcaGAGTAATTGGAGTAGTGGATGTCGACTGTGATACTGACAGAAGCGTTTCCAATGAAGTTGTTGGCAGTGCAGGTGTAGAGTCCTCGGTCTGCCAGGTGAAGAGTGGGGATCACGAGCTGGGAAGTCCTAGTGTCCTCGTCTACGGAAGTCTCAGtaactgcagagagaaaacagcatgaGTGCATTTAAACCAGAGGCTTGTTTTAATATgataaagatatatatatatttacttgaaaacatctaaaaacatcTTACCTGCAAATCCTCTTATAATCTTCAGACTGTACACCCACTGAATGGTTGCTGCTGGCCTGGCTGTGACAAAGCATGTGAGTGTTACACTTTCTCCAAGGGGTGAAGTGATATTAGTCTCCGGGGCGGAGGCTTGTGGCTTCGTGCAGCTTTTTAACTGGGTCTCGTGGAAAAACCTGCCAGCTTTGGAAACTGGGCCTGAGCACGTCAAATAAGAGTTCATGAGAATGATGGGAGGGCTGACCCTCCTGATGAACTCAACAAAGCCTTTGAGGCGACAGTCACACAACCAGGGGTTGTCGTGCAGCGCTAGGACCACATTGGAGAACATCCCTTCCTTCTCCCACGTTTTTTCTGATGCTTGGTAAAGAGGCCAATTAATAAAGACATCTTTTGATATAATACTAAGCTGATTGAAGGATAAATCTAAATAGGTCAGAGCGGGTAAGTGTCTCAGAGCATGTTCAGGTAGGACATCCAGGCGATTGTGCTTTAGGTCCAAAATCTTGAGCTTTGGTGTGTCCTGAAACGCCATCCATGGCACTGAAGTTAACTTGTTCCCTTGAAGCCTCAGCTCTGTCAGGTTAGCCAGTCCCGCCAGGCTTTTGATGTTCATCACTGTGATTTCATTGAAATTCAACCAGAGGAACTCCAGGGCACTAACTTTGGAGAAAGATCCTGGCAGTAACTCAGTCAAGTGGCAGTTTTCCATTCTGATTTTAGTGAAATCGTGTGGGATATCCTCTGGGATTTGTCTAATGGAGGCTTCCATACATAGTAAAGACCTGTAATGGTAatataacatatacagtattgaTGACAGTCCATGTGTTTTCACTGCTAATTAAATTTTTCTTTGCTAAACTGTGAAAAGtcttaaattaattttataagAATTCAATTTGCTGTTGATAATCAAGATGACACTCGCATCTAAAAAGGGATTATGGCTAAAACAGAGCCTACTTGTAGGAGTCTGTATTATTTTAGTAGTAACTTACCTTCCTAAGTTATCGTCTGTGCAGGAGCAGTCAATCAGACAAGTTGATGATCCAGAGGTGATGAGATGAGACAACAAAGAAATCCATAATGCAATATGAAAGGCGTCCATATTGCTGGAAGAGCATATAAAATAGGTCTGTGAGGGCAGGACATGCCCAGGTGCAGCATGGAAGAAAGCCTATTACCTTAATCTTCCTTCACGTAACACTTACAGTAAGATGCCAAGTGACGTGTGACACGCagtaaaaggtttatttatagCAACGTTCTACTTTTTTCAActgtgtgtaaaagaaaaacatcgTCAGAGCTGCTCAACAGTTTCCAGAAATGTTGTTCAATGCAGATTCAGTACGTTATGTGTTGTTGTATTGCAGTTCTGCATTCAAGAATGACCCCAGAATCACTTAGCATCAGtctaatttgatttatttgtccCCTACTAAAGCACAGGCACTGACACACGACAGGAGGCTCATCTGCATTAAGTGGGCCGCAGCCCGTCGGGTTTAGcagcacagagagggagggctgcacagagacagatgtcTGGAGAGGACTGTAA from the Anabas testudineus chromosome 19, fAnaTes1.2, whole genome shotgun sequence genome contains:
- the LOC113156694 gene encoding leucine-rich repeat, immunoglobulin-like domain and transmembrane domain-containing protein 2, with amino-acid sequence MDAFHIALWISLLSHLITSGSSTCLIDCSCTDDNLGRSLLCMEASIRQIPEDIPHDFTKIRMENCHLTELLPGSFSKVSALEFLWLNFNEITVMNIKSLAGLANLTELRLQGNKLTSVPWMAFQDTPKLKILDLKHNRLDVLPEHALRHLPALTYLDLSFNQLSIISKDVFINWPLYQASEKTWEKEGMFSNVVLALHDNPWLCDCRLKGFVEFIRRVSPPIILMNSYLTCSGPVSKAGRFFHETQLKSCTKPQASAPETNITSPLGESVTLTCFVTARPAATIQWVYSLKIIRGFAVTETSVDEDTRTSQLVIPTLHLADRGLYTCTANNFIGNASVSITVDIHYSNYSAPPPPPAPMVSNKNAHIDVRIAKQTVYGITLEWHATTDNPAETWFTIHFGKSDSPKKEMIYIGPGTNSYSFSNLLPITKYEVCVTLKNHPPKVGQCIMFVTGSDVSELEQRQRLIHIIVIVCAMVLAVPVGMFACTTEARCRCVEECTDLWNKRRLHKEETERQDTFDSLQVASDEGLCRHSKEKSKKREMSEDRCKGGSAAHLY